One Nostoc sp. UHCC 0302 DNA window includes the following coding sequences:
- a CDS encoding translocation/assembly module TamB domain-containing protein, whose protein sequence is MTQSSNSGNDQEPSKRRLWLLLRRTSIGVGIVLLAGIAVGAWWAKNYVYKDLAPLVETNLEQLLGRPIKIGKVERFSLTSLRFGSLSIPATPTDPDQVTVKAVEVQFSPLQLLFTRTLGLNVTLVQPNVYIQQDKDGRWVTAEVKSGEGKGAIKTELQSLRLEDGDVELSPAPTPTKPKGSVVLDQVGGVARFLDQNQRVSYDINGQLTRGGAIKIAGETQLKTQQTSLKLQTQNLQASDISRLIQLPIALEAGGLDADLGVQIPQNLSETAITGTATANQVTVKIPNIPQQVSNFNGRFAFEGQTVALQNLSTNVGKVPILANGTISTQTGFNVSAQIKPVSAKNILDTLKVNSPVPTAGEVRADIKVQGSLQQPVLSGTLSNTKPIQVDRVQFKAVNSDFRLNVLKNASQVAVSNLKLVPATGGEITGGGQATLGGNVKFNVVAENIAADVLARNYGLSLPINAGNVSAKADVSGSLGKQPLQLNIASVQVTPPAGGQIVASGKVQLAPQGRVAVDIKAQGLPGNAIAQGYNVSTPINLGGINANAKVTGAVGSPLNVNVSSRVTPEVGGQITANGQLQLAPQGRVSFNVKAQNLPGDAIAQAYNSSPSLTIGNVSANSQISGTLGNLRAVTQVKAPGASYPITGQAVVTQQGQNILLPSAVLNVAGGTIRARGQVVQQRWLAFVNAQKLQLSRFGQIPPQFQGVLSNAALNLSGSTASFQPANIRATGQARLNLAGGTVNLRNVSFDAGRWQVLANTSQVQVNRFSPQLQGRLNSNIQFAGTAPSFQLADIRAAGRIRVSEGLALLKQPLTAQLQWNGQQIIVNSASTAGLRANGAIAVQLPDSGTPQIAGFNLNVRAQDFNLKNTGLNIPSTQAIAGLLDFNGQVTGTPAVPKANGNIRLRNFNVSGLAFDPLLTGNVNFQGGQGASLQLAGRQDRIALNLGANYRPTSFLFRRGETVSTGRTEGDNLIINAQQFPIALVSGFVPNNTLKPLGGQLSGNLVVNLNNYGVAGDVAIAQPRVARIAADEFRGSISYANGAASLTNGQLQIADSNIALSGNVQTGNDPKFQVQANFEQTRIERLLQAFNIFDYKDLSTGLKPPDLAGAEVLNTTPVSLPDTDLQTQLKYFSNIQASVAKQQQQQTKQTPSLPTLAELTGALSGTITANGSLRTGLNAGFNVQGANLQWGNYSINQVIAKGNFADGVVTLSPLSVGINQGLVAFSGELGTEQLSGQLQVASLPLSLLEPFIEKYPIDITGNINANASLAGSFKDPKVTGQVALANATLNKQPVQTGQLNFNYNDARLNFDSTLLVTGTQPVAVTGSVPAPLPFVAVKPDNNQISINANVKNEGLALLNLLTNNQVSWVDGQGQVDVNVQGTLNQPIINGNATLNNATFRAQALSDPLTNVTGTAQFNGNTVNVRGIQGNYNEGLVTASGILPIFASQQGQQQAASNPLTVSITKKLDFTVPGLYEGGVSGDAIIRGTALKPQIGGEIELTDGRVIIGKTNTASSKSATTANASTPTTIELNPNTPGTTQTSNNGAATTTESNTSAAAVTTQTNTNAATTPKLPVEFNDLRLALGNGVSVTTQSLLDSVPGGALFSQPIVSFQAKGGLTINGTLAKPLPEGVIRLTGGRVSLFSTEFTLARGYEQTARFTPSQGLDPTLDVRLVAIVPEASGTSSRILESPLSSEVSDISASNFGTLRTVEVQATANGPASELNNNLELTSQPSRSRAEIVALLGGSILGNFGQADATQGLTNFASSTILGGLQGTITAIGKTIGFSEFRIFPTPTTSNETSRPSVLNLSAEGVFDINRNISLSLSRPLTSDESFRYNLLYRVNDEVLMRGSTNLGDESQLQVEYETRF, encoded by the coding sequence ATGACGCAATCTTCAAATTCAGGAAATGATCAGGAACCATCTAAACGTCGTTTGTGGCTCCTTTTAAGACGCACTAGTATAGGTGTAGGTATCGTTTTACTGGCTGGAATTGCAGTTGGTGCTTGGTGGGCTAAAAACTATGTATATAAAGATTTAGCACCGTTAGTAGAAACAAATCTTGAGCAATTACTAGGACGTCCGATAAAAATAGGGAAAGTTGAACGTTTTTCGCTGACTAGTCTGAGATTTGGCTCTCTATCGATACCAGCAACTCCAACAGACCCAGACCAAGTGACAGTAAAAGCTGTAGAGGTGCAATTCTCGCCCTTACAGCTCCTCTTTACTCGAACACTGGGATTAAATGTGACATTAGTTCAGCCTAATGTCTATATCCAGCAAGATAAGGATGGGCGCTGGGTTACGGCTGAAGTTAAGAGTGGTGAGGGAAAAGGGGCTATTAAAACTGAGTTGCAGTCACTTCGACTTGAAGATGGGGATGTGGAATTATCGCCAGCCCCCACACCAACGAAACCGAAAGGCTCAGTAGTATTAGATCAAGTTGGTGGTGTAGCCCGATTTTTAGATCAAAATCAAAGAGTTAGTTATGACATAAATGGTCAACTCACTAGAGGAGGCGCAATTAAAATTGCTGGCGAGACACAACTAAAAACTCAGCAAACTAGTCTGAAGCTGCAAACACAAAATTTACAAGCATCTGATATTAGTCGATTAATTCAGTTACCAATTGCCTTGGAAGCAGGTGGTTTAGATGCTGATTTAGGAGTTCAGATTCCACAAAATCTGTCAGAAACAGCGATTACGGGAACAGCTACTGCAAATCAAGTCACTGTTAAAATTCCAAATATTCCTCAGCAGGTTTCTAATTTTAATGGCAGATTTGCATTTGAGGGTCAGACAGTTGCTTTACAAAATCTCAGTACGAATGTTGGCAAAGTTCCCATTCTGGCAAATGGAACAATTAGTACCCAAACAGGTTTTAATGTCTCGGCTCAAATAAAACCAGTTAGTGCAAAAAATATTTTAGACACGTTGAAAGTAAATTCGCCAGTCCCAACTGCTGGCGAAGTGCGTGCAGATATTAAAGTTCAGGGTTCTCTTCAACAACCAGTTCTCAGTGGGACATTGAGCAACACTAAACCCATCCAAGTTGACCGTGTTCAATTTAAAGCTGTGAATAGTGACTTTCGTTTGAATGTATTAAAAAATGCATCGCAAGTTGCTGTTTCTAATCTGAAATTAGTCCCAGCTACAGGCGGTGAAATCACCGGAGGCGGTCAAGCTACACTAGGTGGTAATGTCAAATTTAACGTTGTAGCTGAAAACATCGCAGCAGATGTACTGGCACGTAATTACGGCTTGAGTTTACCAATTAACGCTGGGAATGTCTCCGCAAAAGCAGATGTTTCTGGCTCACTTGGCAAACAGCCTTTACAACTTAACATTGCTAGTGTACAAGTGACGCCGCCAGCCGGTGGGCAAATTGTGGCAAGTGGTAAAGTTCAACTAGCACCCCAAGGTCGGGTAGCGGTAGATATTAAAGCTCAAGGTTTACCAGGAAATGCGATCGCTCAAGGTTACAATGTTTCAACTCCAATTAATCTCGGCGGCATCAATGCCAATGCCAAAGTTACAGGTGCGGTTGGTTCACCATTAAACGTCAATGTTTCTAGCAGAGTAACTCCAGAAGTCGGCGGGCAAATCACAGCTAACGGTCAACTTCAGCTAGCACCCCAAGGCAGGGTATCATTTAACGTTAAAGCTCAAAATTTACCAGGAGATGCGATCGCTCAAGCGTACAACTCCTCACCGTCGCTTACGATTGGTAATGTCTCGGCAAATTCTCAGATTTCTGGCACTCTTGGTAACTTGCGGGCAGTTACACAGGTGAAAGCACCCGGTGCTAGCTATCCAATTACGGGTCAAGCTGTTGTTACTCAACAAGGGCAGAATATCCTCTTACCAAGTGCTGTCTTGAATGTAGCAGGCGGTACAATCAGGGCTAGGGGTCAGGTTGTACAACAACGCTGGCTAGCTTTTGTCAACGCCCAAAAACTGCAATTGAGCCGTTTTGGACAGATACCACCGCAGTTCCAAGGAGTGTTAAGCAATGCGGCGTTGAATTTGTCAGGAAGCACGGCTTCTTTTCAACCTGCAAACATTCGTGCCACAGGACAAGCAAGGCTAAATCTGGCTGGCGGTACAGTTAATTTAAGAAATGTTAGCTTTGATGCTGGACGCTGGCAAGTACTTGCTAATACATCTCAAGTTCAGGTCAACCGTTTCTCACCACAACTCCAAGGACGGCTTAATAGTAATATCCAATTTGCAGGTACAGCACCATCTTTCCAACTTGCAGATATTCGAGCCGCTGGCAGAATTCGTGTTTCCGAAGGGTTAGCGCTGCTCAAACAACCGCTGACAGCTCAACTTCAGTGGAATGGACAGCAAATTATAGTTAATAGTGCATCTACCGCAGGGTTGAGAGCTAATGGTGCGATCGCAGTTCAGTTACCTGACAGTGGCACACCGCAAATCGCTGGATTTAACTTGAATGTGCGAGCGCAAGATTTCAACCTCAAAAATACTGGCTTGAATATTCCAAGTACCCAAGCAATAGCGGGACTACTTGATTTTAATGGGCAAGTTACAGGTACTCCAGCTGTTCCTAAAGCTAACGGCAATATCCGACTGCGGAATTTTAATGTTAGTGGCTTGGCATTTGACCCACTTTTAACTGGAAACGTGAATTTTCAAGGCGGACAAGGTGCAAGTCTGCAACTTGCAGGGAGACAAGATAGGATAGCGCTGAATCTAGGTGCAAATTATCGCCCAACCTCATTTTTATTCCGGCGCGGCGAAACAGTTAGCACGGGCAGAACAGAGGGAGATAACTTAATTATCAACGCCCAACAGTTTCCCATCGCTCTGGTTAGCGGATTTGTACCTAACAATACGTTGAAACCTTTGGGAGGACAGTTATCTGGTAATTTAGTTGTTAATCTTAACAACTATGGGGTTGCAGGAGATGTTGCGATCGCTCAGCCTCGTGTAGCTAGAATCGCAGCCGATGAGTTTCGCGGTAGCATCAGTTATGCCAATGGTGCTGCCAGTTTGACTAATGGACAATTGCAGATAGCAGACAGCAATATCGCCCTCAGCGGTAATGTGCAAACTGGAAACGATCCTAAATTTCAAGTCCAAGCGAATTTTGAGCAAACCAGAATTGAGAGACTTTTACAAGCCTTCAATATATTCGACTATAAAGACCTGAGTACAGGATTAAAACCTCCAGATTTAGCTGGAGCAGAGGTACTCAATACTACACCTGTGAGTTTGCCCGATACAGATTTGCAAACACAATTAAAGTATTTCTCAAACATTCAAGCATCGGTAGCAAAACAACAGCAGCAACAAACAAAACAAACCCCATCTTTGCCCACCCTTGCCGAATTAACGGGTGCTTTGAGCGGAACAATTACAGCAAATGGCTCGTTGCGAACTGGGTTAAATGCTGGCTTTAATGTCCAAGGTGCTAACTTGCAGTGGGGTAACTATTCTATTAATCAAGTGATTGCTAAAGGCAATTTTGCAGATGGTGTCGTCACACTCTCGCCATTGAGTGTAGGTATTAATCAAGGACTAGTGGCGTTTTCAGGAGAGTTAGGAACTGAACAACTTTCTGGTCAGTTGCAGGTGGCGAGTTTACCTCTATCACTGCTAGAGCCTTTTATCGAAAAATACCCTATCGATATCACTGGAAACATAAATGCTAACGCCTCCTTAGCAGGTAGTTTCAAAGACCCGAAAGTTACAGGACAAGTGGCGCTAGCGAATGCGACTTTAAACAAGCAACCTGTGCAAACAGGACAGTTGAATTTTAATTACAACGATGCTCGTTTAAATTTTGATAGTACTTTATTGGTAACGGGAACACAGCCAGTTGCAGTTACAGGTAGTGTACCTGCTCCTTTACCTTTTGTCGCAGTCAAACCCGATAATAATCAAATCAGTATCAATGCCAATGTGAAAAATGAAGGATTGGCACTGTTAAATCTGCTTACCAACAATCAAGTCAGTTGGGTAGACGGTCAAGGGCAAGTGGATGTCAACGTTCAGGGTACTTTAAACCAGCCAATTATCAATGGTAATGCTACCCTCAACAATGCTACTTTTCGCGCTCAAGCTCTATCAGATCCGCTGACAAATGTCACAGGTACAGCGCAATTTAATGGCAATACCGTGAACGTTCGAGGTATTCAAGGTAATTATAATGAAGGGCTAGTAACTGCATCAGGAATCCTGCCAATTTTTGCCAGTCAGCAAGGACAACAGCAAGCCGCATCGAATCCTCTGACAGTATCAATAACAAAAAAACTGGATTTTACGGTTCCAGGGTTGTATGAAGGCGGTGTTAGCGGTGATGCAATAATTCGTGGCACAGCCCTAAAACCTCAAATTGGTGGAGAGATTGAACTAACTGATGGGAGGGTGATCATTGGCAAAACCAATACTGCTAGCTCAAAATCAGCAACTACAGCAAATGCTAGTACTCCAACAACAATAGAACTTAACCCTAACACCCCAGGGACAACACAAACTAGCAATAACGGCGCAGCGACAACAACAGAATCTAACACTAGCGCCGCCGCAGTGACAACACAGACTAACACTAATGCGGCAACTACACCTAAATTACCTGTAGAGTTTAATGATTTACGGCTAGCTCTCGGCAACGGTGTGAGTGTTACTACTCAGTCTCTACTTGACTCTGTGCCAGGAGGAGCCTTATTCAGTCAACCGATAGTGAGCTTTCAGGCAAAAGGTGGGCTGACCATCAATGGTACATTAGCCAAACCCCTTCCTGAAGGAGTCATTCGGTTGACAGGAGGACGAGTTAGCTTATTTTCAACTGAGTTTACTTTGGCGCGTGGCTACGAACAAACGGCGCGGTTTACTCCCAGCCAAGGACTTGACCCTACCCTAGATGTCCGGCTGGTGGCAATTGTACCTGAAGCATCGGGGACGAGCAGTCGAATTTTGGAATCACCTTTGTCTAGCGAAGTGAGCGATATTTCTGCTAGCAACTTTGGGACTTTACGTACCGTTGAAGTCCAAGCAACTGCCAACGGCCCGGCTAGCGAATTGAACAACAATCTGGAACTGACGAGTCAACCTAGTCGTAGTAGAGCAGAAATCGTGGCGTTGCTGGGTGGCTCAATTCTCGGTAATTTCGGTCAAGCAGACGCCACACAAGGGTTGACTAATTTCGCTAGCTCAACTATTTTAGGTGGTTTGCAAGGAACCATTACTGCGATTGGAAAGACTATTGGTTTCAGCGAATTTCGGATATTTCCTACGCCTACTACTTCCAATGAAACATCAAGACCTTCAGTTCTCAATTTGTCAGCAGAAGGTGTATTTGATATCAATAGAAACATATCTCTTTCTTTATCACGCCCTCTGACTAGTGATGAATCTTTCCGTTACAATTTGCTCTATCGAGTCAATGACGAAGTTCTGATGCGAGGTTCAACTAATTTAGGTGATGAAAGTCAGCTACAAGTTGAGTATGAAACCCGATTTTAG
- a CDS encoding DUF3131 domain-containing protein: MSSDFQPPSKSLSLLASVGGVVTAVIAIAILNFWSKQLSRTSSGQKPEISTSQTVSPIKETQTVASLDAKSVVLQGTPVSLSQLTAATTPYVAPGVGTLTPEETATARQAWSYFQRNWNNETGLVNSVDSFASVTMWDQAAAIAALVSARELNIVSAAEFEAKMTKMLKTLASLPLYKKELPNKVYNPKTLIPVNYGQLEQREEIGWSAIDLGRLAIWLKIVGAKYPQLQPQTEAVWKHWQVKRLTKNGQMYGTAVVEGKEQYNQEGRLGYENYAAYGLKLWGLDVKQAVDYQSHTAFVNLYGQGIPYDRRDYKNSGANNYVLSEPYILDGIETGFQALPKAYADRILAAQEARYQATKQLTAVTEDNLDRPPYFVYGSLFVNGEPWATITDTRQQHNNLRFLSAKAAIGWHVLYNTAYTRQLFDFVQTNLKSKDGWYNGFYESLRQPNKSLTANNNGVILESLLYKRVGKPLTVWAGVKSQK; encoded by the coding sequence ATGAGTTCTGATTTTCAACCGCCATCTAAAAGCTTGTCCCTACTAGCTTCTGTAGGAGGAGTGGTTACTGCTGTAATAGCGATCGCAATTCTAAATTTTTGGTCTAAGCAACTTTCTCGAACTTCTTCTGGACAAAAGCCTGAAATCTCAACATCTCAAACAGTTTCTCCGATCAAAGAAACTCAAACAGTTGCCAGTCTAGACGCCAAATCTGTAGTTTTACAGGGGACACCCGTTAGTCTCAGCCAACTGACAGCAGCAACAACACCCTATGTTGCTCCTGGAGTTGGCACACTCACCCCAGAGGAAACTGCAACAGCTCGTCAAGCTTGGTCGTACTTCCAGCGCAACTGGAACAATGAAACAGGCTTAGTCAATTCCGTCGATAGCTTTGCTTCTGTAACGATGTGGGATCAAGCAGCAGCGATCGCAGCCTTAGTCAGTGCTAGAGAACTCAATATCGTGTCTGCGGCAGAATTTGAAGCCAAAATGACCAAAATGTTGAAGACTCTAGCTTCTTTACCTTTATACAAAAAGGAACTACCCAACAAAGTTTACAATCCAAAAACTCTCATCCCTGTTAACTACGGTCAACTAGAACAACGAGAAGAAATTGGCTGGTCAGCAATTGACTTAGGACGCCTAGCAATCTGGCTGAAGATTGTCGGGGCTAAGTACCCACAGTTACAACCACAGACAGAAGCTGTGTGGAAGCATTGGCAAGTCAAGCGTCTCACGAAAAACGGACAAATGTACGGTACTGCTGTTGTCGAAGGCAAAGAACAGTACAACCAAGAAGGACGCTTAGGTTATGAGAATTATGCTGCCTACGGTTTGAAGCTATGGGGATTAGATGTCAAACAAGCCGTAGATTATCAGTCCCATACTGCCTTCGTCAATCTTTACGGGCAAGGAATTCCTTACGATCGCCGCGACTATAAAAATTCTGGAGCTAACAACTACGTTCTCAGCGAACCCTATATATTAGACGGGATCGAAACCGGGTTTCAAGCTTTGCCTAAAGCTTATGCAGACCGGATTTTAGCTGCTCAAGAAGCTCGTTATCAAGCGACAAAACAATTAACTGCTGTTACTGAAGACAACTTAGATCGCCCTCCTTACTTTGTTTACGGCAGCTTATTTGTCAACGGAGAACCTTGGGCAACGATCACAGATACTCGACAACAACATAACAATTTGCGGTTTTTGAGTGCCAAAGCAGCGATCGGCTGGCACGTACTATACAACACTGCTTACACGCGGCAATTATTTGATTTCGTTCAAACTAATCTCAAGTCCAAAGATGGTTGGTACAACGGCTTTTATGAATCTCTGCGTCAGCCAAACAAAAGTCTTACAGCCAACAATAACGGGGTGATTCTAGAAAGCTTGCTATATAAACGAGTTGGTAAGCCTTTAACTGTTTGGGCAGGAGTGAAAAGCCAGAAGTAA
- a CDS encoding DUF5615 family PIN-like protein, with protein sequence MNFLVDHNLRGHSVVLAGSLAASGWLDLISIRFILFEEVGLAVTSDDRVVWQYAQANQMILITANRSMKGKDSLEQVMRQENTPTSLPVVTIGNIDRLLTEPDYRERCVNRLVDIVVDIEDYLGARRIFIP encoded by the coding sequence ATGAACTTTCTGGTTGATCATAATCTACGAGGACATTCCGTTGTTCTAGCAGGTAGCCTTGCTGCAAGTGGCTGGCTTGACTTAATTTCGATTCGCTTTATCTTGTTTGAAGAAGTGGGGTTAGCAGTCACGAGCGATGATCGCGTTGTTTGGCAGTATGCTCAGGCTAATCAGATGATTTTGATAACTGCTAACCGAAGTATGAAGGGCAAAGACTCGTTGGAGCAAGTGATGCGTCAGGAAAATACTCCGACATCACTACCCGTCGTCACGATAGGTAATATTGATCGGCTACTTACTGAACCAGATTATCGGGAGCGTTGCGTTAATCGATTAGTTGATATTGTGGTTGACATTGAAGATTATCTGGGCGCAAGGCGAATTTTCATTCCATGA
- a CDS encoding DUF433 domain-containing protein has translation MTLASNGQVAIIRTERGLTIAGTRITLYDVMDYVTEQYPPKFIRAMLSLTDEQVNSALSYINAHRTEVEAEYHLVLKETEELRQYYEKQNQERTARIAAKPPKPGTEAIRAKLQAERAKLESQA, from the coding sequence ATGACTCTGGCATCAAATGGGCAAGTAGCTATTATTCGCACAGAACGTGGACTGACGATCGCAGGCACTCGCATCACTCTGTATGACGTGATGGATTATGTGACAGAACAGTATCCACCGAAGTTTATCCGTGCCATGCTTAGTCTCACAGATGAGCAAGTGAATTCTGCACTATCTTACATTAATGCACACCGTACAGAGGTTGAAGCAGAGTATCATCTTGTCCTTAAGGAAACCGAAGAACTACGGCAGTATTACGAAAAACAAAACCAAGAGCGAACTGCCCGTATTGCTGCAAAACCTCCAAAGCCAGGTACAGAGGCTATTCGAGCAAAACTTCAAGCAGAACGAGCCAAGCTTGAATCACAAGCATGA
- a CDS encoding DUF3131 domain-containing protein, with the protein MIYKLRQQKLLRWIALFLVGTFLQFWFYIPTPVFSQNPSNLATCNNITAPLTPEEQTYATAAWQYFVKNYQPATGFTNSTGGYPSGTLWDMGNYLMALNAARWLNLIDQADFDARLNKFLTTLSSLKLFEDALPNKVYNAATGQIVDYGNNPIEKGIGWSALDLGRMLAAFDVIRSCHPQYNEWLTGIVTKWQVGRSLKDGQLFGAAVLPDKTTLLVQEGRLGYEEYSARGYGLWGFPAPKAIALEPFKLIEVNGVKIPVDTRDFKSTNANNYVVSESYILDGIEFGLQGELADFAARVLDVQKRRYDTTGQLTAVTEDNIDQEPYFLYNTVYANGQTWATITDGNQPYPKLRSISTKAAFGWRYLFPDNAYAQKVFDAVKDLRSPDGGGYYAGIYEETKQPNKALTGNTNGLILEILYYKARGNRPLIASGSANVATKPATNNASATTPSNQTESSPQSANETPSNQTEPSPQPPTQTPTDQVIEVSVAPISPVGSPQTSSKLKLARPLTLIERRYADAAWRYFQANYHSKSGLIDDRSDFKGATLWGLGDYLSALHAARSLDILSAKEFDQRTRHLLGALTKLPLFAGELPSRGYDTRSLQPVDYGGNPVPEGNGWSVLDIGRLLAALYNLKTCHPEYTAAVDQIALDWSYLRVVREGILSSAAVTKDDERVLTRVNPETRLGYEEYAARAFQLWGFDVGRSAVGGEYQTASVEGVKVPIQRRRTDTKSKVNQYTVSNPFLLYALEFGLDPQMRSLFEPIFQAQAERYRRTKTLTASATTLIDRKPYTVHSTIIGQGEPWVALGDDGQPVPKGRVVSTAVAFAYNALLPEAKYAQELLQGTNDLYNPLAGYYEGFYETTGKTAIGFTSSTNSIILQSLLYKLMNRQPLIRPTTTAMNSLWWQAVSKGDSGRGLPSTAKQRTRLTSDSFGTYWISDSNDKGRASLNETEARRKELAP; encoded by the coding sequence ATGATATACAAACTCCGTCAACAAAAGCTGTTGAGATGGATTGCATTGTTCTTGGTTGGAACATTTCTACAATTTTGGTTTTACATCCCTACACCAGTTTTTTCGCAAAATCCTAGTAATCTTGCAACTTGTAACAATATTACAGCCCCACTCACCCCTGAAGAACAAACTTACGCTACTGCGGCTTGGCAGTATTTTGTCAAAAACTATCAGCCTGCAACTGGATTTACTAATTCCACAGGGGGCTATCCTTCCGGCACACTCTGGGACATGGGGAATTACCTTATGGCATTGAATGCGGCTCGCTGGTTGAATCTCATTGACCAAGCCGATTTTGATGCCCGCCTCAATAAGTTTTTGACGACTCTTAGCAGCCTCAAGCTATTCGAAGACGCTTTGCCGAATAAAGTTTACAACGCAGCCACTGGACAAATAGTTGATTACGGAAATAACCCGATTGAAAAGGGTATTGGTTGGTCTGCTTTAGACCTTGGCCGGATGCTGGCTGCATTTGATGTTATTCGTAGCTGTCATCCTCAATACAATGAGTGGCTGACAGGAATTGTAACAAAGTGGCAGGTAGGGCGATCGCTTAAAGATGGACAACTTTTTGGAGCGGCAGTTCTACCAGACAAAACAACATTATTGGTACAAGAAGGACGACTGGGCTACGAAGAATATAGCGCTAGAGGTTATGGACTTTGGGGTTTTCCAGCACCGAAGGCCATAGCTCTAGAACCGTTTAAGTTGATAGAGGTCAATGGTGTGAAGATTCCAGTTGATACCCGTGACTTTAAAAGCACCAACGCAAATAATTATGTTGTCAGCGAGTCTTATATCTTGGATGGCATTGAATTTGGCTTGCAAGGTGAGTTAGCTGATTTTGCCGCCAGGGTATTGGATGTGCAGAAACGGCGCTACGATACTACAGGTCAGTTAACTGCGGTCACAGAAGACAATATTGATCAAGAACCTTATTTTCTCTACAACACCGTCTACGCTAACGGTCAAACCTGGGCAACAATCACTGATGGCAATCAGCCTTACCCCAAGTTACGCAGCATTAGCACAAAAGCTGCTTTTGGCTGGCGCTATCTTTTTCCAGACAATGCCTATGCCCAAAAAGTTTTTGATGCAGTCAAGGATCTTCGTAGTCCCGATGGCGGTGGTTACTATGCTGGCATTTATGAGGAAACAAAGCAACCTAATAAAGCTCTGACTGGTAATACTAATGGGCTAATTTTGGAGATTTTGTACTACAAAGCTAGAGGAAATCGCCCTTTAATTGCCTCTGGTTCTGCAAATGTGGCAACCAAACCAGCTACTAACAATGCTTCTGCCACAACCCCCTCAAATCAAACAGAATCCAGTCCTCAGTCTGCTAATGAAACCCCCTCAAATCAAACAGAACCTAGCCCTCAGCCTCCTACTCAAACCCCCACAGATCAAGTTATTGAGGTGAGCGTTGCACCTATTTCACCAGTTGGTAGTCCGCAAACATCTTCTAAACTCAAGCTGGCTCGACCGCTGACGCTGATTGAACGGCGTTATGCAGACGCGGCATGGCGATACTTTCAGGCAAATTATCATTCCAAAAGTGGGCTAATAGACGATCGCAGTGATTTCAAAGGTGCAACCCTCTGGGGATTAGGAGATTATCTCTCAGCACTCCATGCAGCCCGATCGCTCGATATTCTCTCAGCTAAAGAATTTGACCAGCGCACCCGCCATCTTTTAGGAGCCTTGACAAAATTACCATTATTTGCGGGTGAATTACCAAGCCGGGGTTATGATACGCGATCGCTCCAACCAGTAGATTACGGCGGTAATCCAGTTCCAGAAGGCAATGGCTGGTCAGTTCTTGATATCGGACGGCTCTTGGCAGCACTTTACAACCTAAAGACCTGTCATCCAGAATACACGGCAGCAGTCGATCAAATTGCGCTGGATTGGTCATACTTGCGTGTGGTGCGTGAGGGTATTCTCTCTAGTGCTGCTGTCACAAAAGATGATGAGCGAGTACTTACCAGAGTTAACCCTGAAACCCGCTTAGGTTATGAAGAATATGCAGCCCGTGCTTTTCAATTATGGGGATTTGATGTGGGACGTTCTGCTGTTGGGGGTGAATACCAAACTGCCTCAGTGGAGGGTGTAAAAGTCCCAATCCAGCGCCGCCGAACAGATACTAAATCAAAAGTTAACCAATACACGGTGAGCAATCCTTTCTTGCTTTATGCACTGGAGTTTGGCCTAGATCCACAAATGCGATCGCTATTTGAGCCAATTTTCCAGGCACAAGCTGAACGTTACCGCCGTACTAAAACCCTGACAGCCTCAGCTACCACCTTAATTGATCGTAAGCCCTACACTGTCCACAGTACGATTATTGGGCAAGGTGAACCTTGGGTTGCATTAGGAGATGATGGTCAACCAGTACCAAAGGGACGGGTAGTAAGTACAGCAGTAGCTTTTGCTTACAATGCCTTGCTTCCAGAAGCGAAGTATGCCCAAGAGTTACTCCAAGGAACAAATGATTTGTATAACCCCTTAGCTGGCTATTATGAAGGCTTCTATGAAACCACAGGTAAAACGGCGATTGGTTTTACCAGCAGCACCAACAGCATAATTTTGCAATCCTTGCTCTACAAGTTAATGAATCGTCAACCTCTGATTCGTCCGACTACCACCGCTATGAACTCCCTTTGGTGGCAAGCTGTAAGCAAGGGCGATTCTGGTCGAGGTCTACCTAGTACTGCCAAACAAAGAACTAGGTTAACTTCTGATAGTTTCGGAACTTACTGGATTTCAGATAGCAACGATAAAGGTCGCGCATCATTAAATGAAACTGAAGCCAGAAGAAAGGAATTAGCCCCTTGA